A window from Bufo bufo chromosome 1, aBufBuf1.1, whole genome shotgun sequence encodes these proteins:
- the LOC120986421 gene encoding uncharacterized protein K02A2.6-like, whose protein sequence is MAHLLLKPGATPRFCKARSVPFALRKKVEAELDHLLAEKIITKVDRSEWASPIVPVKKKNGDIRICGDFRVALNNQLLVDQYPLPRLEDLFGSLAGGQKFTKIDLKQAYLQLQVHPDSRHLLTINTHKGLFQYNRMVFGIAPAPAIWQRIMDEVLAGIPFTQCLLDDMLITGPTDEEHRKNVEAVLERLQKYGLRVNLSKCEFLKSQLEFCAHTVDRHGLHTTEEKVKALTHAPTPRNVTQLRSYLGLLNYYHRFLPNLAHQLYPLHRLLDARAKWIWTDKCEEAFRLSKELILSSRVLVHYDLKKPVILACDASPYGLGAVLSHVMPDGTERPISFASRSLTSAEQNYSQIDKEALAIVWATKKFHAYIYGREFTLITDHKPLLSILNPQKGISTTTASRLQRYALFLGAYAYSIRYRSHDTHGNADAFSRLPLRDDHPLREVRVVEVRRPQSCMSTSLIARHTATDPFLSQIFSYVQTGWPERVSGEFRPYFARKCELVTNAGCLQWGNRVIVPQYLQSTMLRILHEGHPGVVRMKQRARSYVWWPQMDTAIEDYVAQCPGCCQAQRPQKRGTLQPWPWPTEPWSRLHLDFAGPIQGKMYLIVVDAHSKWPEVFQMPSITSAATILVLRKLFAQYGLPTAIVSDNGTQFTSHEFQSFLSGLGVQHYKTAPYHPASNGLAERFVQTFKKHLLSTLDQVGLSEEKLLEFLIMYRNTKHATTGLSPAFLMFGRHLRTKLDLVRPQEQSPTPPPPGRLGFRAGDLVWSRNYRALPPWLPGVIDGTLGRRMYLVRLEEGICVRRHLSQLRKRICRPLVTKPTPLSNHPPESTLNSAGDIWHGVWHDPTSLQPNPEPVGGHIPEEPGHVPGVTETDLSVGRPLTSPEPLTDSIPPGAVPLRKSTRQRRQTPRWQSAEILRDTLEALHWILIHHGSAPAVIHYLDDFLLIEPPLCRPSGLLSLLEIFAALSIPISQGKTAGPVTSITFLGASNTAADALSRFNFHTFFQVCPEADRTGARIPGFSDLMLD, encoded by the exons ATGGCCCACCTCCTCTTGAAGCCTGGTGCTACACCTCGTTTTTGTAAGGCAAGATCAGTACCTTTTGCCTTGCGAAAAAAAGTGGAAGCAGAGCTGGACCACCTATTGGCTGAAAAGATCATAACGAAAgtggatagaagtgaatgggcatcACCAATTGTGCCTGTCAAGAAAAAGAATGGAGACATTAGGATTTGTGGTGATTTCAGGGTAGCTCTGAACAACCAACTTCTTGTGGATCAATACCCATTGCCTCGACTTGAAGATTTATTTGGCTCACTGGCTGGGGggcaaaagtttacaaaaatagactTAAAGCAAGCTTACCTGCAACTGCAAGTACACCCAGATTCACGCCATCTGTTGACCATTAACACTCATAAAGGATTATTCCAGTATAACCGCATGGTTTTTGGCATAGCCCCAGCTCCAGCCATCTGGCAGCGGATCATGGATGAGGTACTGGCAGGAATACCTTTCACCCAATGTCTACTGGATGATATGCTCATCACTGGTCCCACTGATGAAGAACACAGAAAGAATGTTGAAGCTGTGCTAgagagactccaaaagtatggtttgCGTGTCAATCTTTCAAAATGCGAATTTCTCAAGTCTCAACTGGAGTTTTGTGCCCACACGGTGGACCGACATGGGTTACACACTACTGAAGAAAAGGTTAAAGCCCTTACCCATGCCCCTACCCCCCGGAATGTCACCCAGCTCAGGTCCTACCTTGGCCTCCTAAATTACTACCACCGTTTCTTGCCGAACCTAGCACACCAGCTCTACCCATTACATCGCTTACTGGATGCAAGAGCTAAATGGATATGGACAGACAAATGTGAAGAAGCTTTTCGGCTTTCTAAAGAACTCATTCTGTCTTCTCGAGTTCTGGTCCACTATGATTTAAAGAAACCCGTCATCCTGGCTTGTGATGCCTCGCCTTATGGACTAGGTGCCGTGCTTTCCCATGTCATGCCGGATGGCACGGAGCGCCCCATTTCTTTTGCCTCCAGGTCTTTAACCTCAGCAGAACAAAACTACTCCCAGATTGACAAGGAAGCTTTGGCCATTgtatgggccacaaaaaaatttCACGCGTACATCTATGGTCGGGAGTTCACACTTATCACTGACCACAAACCTCTGTTGTCAATACTGAACCCTCAGAAAGGAATTTCTACAACAACCGCATCTCGCTTACAAAGGTACGCTTTATTTTTAGGAGCTTATGCTTATTCTATCAGATACCGCTCCCATGATACCCATGGAAATGCAGATGCATTTTCCAGATTGCCACTAAGAGATGACCACCCACTAAGAGAGGTACGTGTAGTGGAAGTACGCAGGCCACAATCTTGCATGTCCACCTCCCTGATTGCCAGACATACAGCCACAGATCCTTTCCTGTCTCAGATATTCTCTTATGTTCAGACTGGATGGCCAGAGAGAGTTTCAGGTGAATTTCGTCCGTACTTTGCCAGAAAATGTGAGCTTGTGACTAATGCTGGTTGCCTACAATGGGGCAATAGAGTGATTGTACCCCAGTACTTGCAATCAACCATGCTAAGGATACTGCATGAAGGCCATCCTGGTGTGGTGCGCATGAAGCAGCGAGCCCGGAGCTATGTTTGGTGGCCACAAATGGATACAGCAATTGAAGATTATGTTGCTCAATGTCCTGGGTGCTGTCAAGCCCAGCGACCCCAAAAGAGAGGAACCCTGCAACCTTGGCCATGGCCAACAGAACCGTGGTCCAGACTCCATCTTGATTTTGCTGGCCCCATCCAGGGTAAAATGTATTTGATCGTGGTAGATGCGCATTCAAAATGGCCGGAGGTTTTTCAAATGCCTTCTATTACCTCAGCTGCTACCATTCTAGTCTTAAGGAAGCTCTTTGCTCAATATGGCTTGCCAACAGCCATAGTCTCCGACAATGGAACTCAATTTACATCGCATGAGTTTCAATCCTTCCTTAGTGGCTTGGGCGTCCAACACTACAAAACAGCTCCTTATCATCCAGCTTCAAATGGGCTGGCAGAACGATTTGTGCAGACATTTAAGAAGCACTTACTGTCCACTCTGGACCAGGTTGGACTGTCAGAAGAGAAGCTGCTGGAATTCTTGATCATGTACCGTAACACGAAACACGCTACTACTGGGCTGTCACCGGCTTTTCTTATGTTTGGCAGGCATCTCCGCACCAAACTTGATTTAGTTCGTCCGCAGGAACAGTCACCAACGCCTCCTCCgccgggccgtctgggattccgtgCCGGTGATCTTGTATGGTCTCGGAATTACAGAGCTTTGCCTCCTTGGCTTCCTGGCGTTATTGATGGAACTCTTGGCAGAAGAATGTACCTTGTCCGCCTGGAGGAAGGCATTTGTGTTCGGCGACACCTTTCACAATTGAGGAAACGCATTTGCCGGCCACTAGTGACAAAACCGACCCCTCTTTCTAACCACCCACCAGAGTCTACTCTGAACTCTGCTGGTGACATATGGCATGGTGTCTGGCATGATCCCACAAGTTTACAACCAAACCCTGAACCGGTTGGTGGCCATATTCCTGAGGAGCCCGGACATGTGCCTGGAGTTACAGAGACTGATTTGTCTGTGGGACGCCCACTGACATCTCCAGAACCTTTGACTGACTCTATCCCTCCCGGTGCTGTGCCTCTGCGTAAGTCTACCCGTCAAAGACGTCAAACGCCGCGCTGGCAAAGTGCTGAAATCTTACGGGACACATTGGAG GCCCTACACTGGATCCTGATCCACCACGGCAGCGCCCCAgcggtcatccattacctggacgacttcctcctCATAGAACCTCCGCTATGTCGGCCATCCGGGCTGCTCTCCCTCCTGGAGATCTTTGCCGCCCT